The following coding sequences lie in one Halomonas sp. 'Soap Lake #6' genomic window:
- a CDS encoding CDP-alcohol phosphatidyltransferase family protein, with amino-acid sequence MLDRFTMPLTHRPLLLIARYLNSRRVTPDQVTLCAFLIGMASLPLLAFEYYAFALIAIVLNRLGDGLDGALARLSGRQSDAGGFIDIGLDFVFYAAVVLGFALADPEQNALAATVLLFAFIGTGTSFLAFAIAAKAHNVERPNFPQKAFYYLEGLTEGTETIIALVLFCLFPQHFPWLAGLFATACIMTTATRLWGGYWTLRQYKGR; translated from the coding sequence GTGCTTGACCGTTTCACTATGCCGCTCACCCATCGTCCACTGCTACTTATTGCACGATACCTCAATAGCCGTCGGGTCACTCCCGACCAAGTCACCCTGTGTGCTTTTTTAATAGGCATGGCCTCTCTGCCGCTGCTGGCGTTTGAATATTACGCGTTCGCATTAATCGCGATTGTACTGAACCGTCTGGGCGATGGGCTTGATGGCGCCCTTGCCCGACTGAGCGGTAGACAAAGTGATGCTGGCGGCTTTATCGATATCGGGCTGGATTTTGTCTTTTATGCAGCAGTGGTACTGGGATTCGCACTGGCTGACCCTGAGCAAAATGCGCTAGCGGCAACAGTGCTGCTGTTTGCCTTTATTGGTACAGGAACATCGTTTTTAGCCTTTGCTATTGCTGCGAAAGCTCACAATGTCGAACGCCCCAACTTTCCACAAAAAGCATTTTACTATTTAGAGGGCTTAACCGAAGGCACCGAAACGATTATTGCACTGGTGCTCTTCTGCCTCTTTCCTCAGCATTTTCCATGGCTGGCGGGGCTCTTTGCCACAGCTTGCATCATGACCACCGCTACCCGCCTATGGGGTGGTTATTGGACGTTGCGCCAATACAAAGGCCGCTAA
- a CDS encoding DASS family sodium-coupled anion symporter, whose protein sequence is MTLWDQLWHSHDQAKNLLMCALPTGGAGNSSPGSTSKHQDSGARPPRPPAYNKAQKIGLLLGPALFAFVLLFFHPADLSVEGRMVLATTLWVAVWWITEAIPIPVTSLLPIVLLPLTGALDGSTVTAAYGNPIIFLFLGGFMIALAMEKWDLHKRIALNIISVLGTGINSIVFGFMAATGFLSMWVSNTAAVMMMLPIGTAIVYQVTQELNKTEGDHSESIDKFSKALIFGVGYGGTIGGLGTLIGTPPNIILAAIVNELFGVEITFASWLLFAFPVVVTLLFIGWIMLTRFIYPIKFSNLPGGKALIAKEKDALGKITFEEKAVLGVFLFAAFFWITRSFLWQGQILTIPGISDTMIAIFAAILLFLIPSPSKGGCLLGWDVAKDVPWGILLLFGGGLAIAAGFGSSGLANWIGGQMSVLEGVNFLLVILLAAGMVLFLTEITSNTATATMILPVLASLALALDIHPFVLMVPAAMAANCAFMLPVGTPPNAIIFATGKIKIIEMVRNGFWLNIIALLLIVAAVYFLLPMLWGIDLTTYPDAFRN, encoded by the coding sequence ATGACGCTCTGGGATCAGCTTTGGCACTCCCATGACCAGGCCAAAAACCTATTAATGTGCGCGTTGCCAACCGGTGGGGCGGGAAACTCCTCTCCTGGCTCAACGAGCAAACACCAGGATAGTGGCGCCAGGCCTCCGCGTCCTCCTGCTTACAACAAGGCCCAAAAAATTGGCTTGTTGTTAGGGCCAGCGCTTTTTGCCTTTGTACTACTGTTTTTCCATCCCGCCGATCTCAGCGTTGAAGGGCGGATGGTGTTGGCTACGACACTATGGGTGGCCGTATGGTGGATTACCGAAGCAATTCCGATTCCCGTTACCTCGCTACTACCCATTGTGCTGCTGCCTCTCACCGGCGCCCTGGATGGCAGTACGGTCACAGCAGCTTATGGCAACCCGATTATTTTCCTATTCCTTGGCGGGTTTATGATTGCGCTTGCCATGGAGAAGTGGGACCTGCATAAGCGTATTGCACTGAACATTATTTCAGTGCTGGGTACTGGCATTAACAGCATAGTATTTGGCTTTATGGCGGCAACCGGCTTTTTGTCGATGTGGGTCTCCAATACTGCCGCGGTCATGATGATGCTGCCCATCGGTACTGCGATTGTGTATCAGGTTACCCAGGAACTGAATAAAACCGAAGGTGACCACAGCGAATCTATTGATAAGTTTAGTAAGGCATTGATTTTTGGGGTTGGCTATGGCGGCACTATCGGTGGCCTAGGCACGCTTATTGGCACCCCGCCCAATATCATTCTAGCGGCAATCGTCAATGAGCTGTTTGGTGTTGAGATCACCTTTGCCAGCTGGCTGCTGTTTGCTTTCCCGGTAGTGGTGACGCTGCTATTTATTGGTTGGATTATGCTGACCCGTTTTATCTACCCCATTAAATTCAGCAACCTACCTGGGGGTAAAGCACTTATTGCCAAAGAGAAAGATGCGCTGGGTAAAATCACTTTTGAAGAGAAAGCGGTGCTAGGGGTCTTCCTGTTTGCAGCCTTTTTCTGGATTACTCGTTCATTCTTATGGCAGGGGCAGATTCTGACGATCCCCGGCATTAGCGACACGATGATTGCTATTTTTGCGGCCATCCTACTGTTTTTGATTCCTTCGCCTAGCAAAGGTGGATGCTTGCTGGGGTGGGATGTAGCTAAAGATGTACCTTGGGGCATTCTGCTGTTGTTCGGTGGAGGCTTGGCGATTGCCGCTGGTTTTGGCTCCTCCGGCCTAGCTAACTGGATTGGCGGGCAAATGAGCGTGCTGGAAGGTGTCAACTTCCTATTAGTGATACTGCTGGCTGCTGGTATGGTGCTGTTCTTAACTGAAATCACCTCTAATACAGCAACCGCTACGATGATTTTGCCGGTGCTCGCCTCATTGGCACTGGCGCTTGATATTCATCCTTTTGTACTTATGGTTCCGGCAGCCATGGCTGCTAACTGTGCCTTTATGTTGCCTGTGGGCACACCGCCTAACGCGATTATTTTTGCGACCGGTAAAATTAAAATTATCGAAATGGTACGTAACGGTTTCTGGTTAAACATTATCGCGCTACTACTTATCGTGGCCGCTGTGTACTTCTTATTGCCCATGTTATGGGGAATAGACCTAACCACATACCCGGATGCATTCAGAAACTAA
- a CDS encoding exonuclease SbcCD subunit D: MRLLHTADWHLGRLFHNLSLLEDQRHVLNQLLEIVDRDAVDAVLIAGDIYDRSVPPAAAVTLLDDVLGELCEKRGLPVVMISGNHDGAERLGFGARHLRQAGLHILSDLSACERPVTLSIDGEEVDVFGIPYADPEYVRSQFEVDVRDFDGAHRYLVERIHTQRHPKRPTVLMSHCFVDGGSTSDSERPLTLGGAESVAWEPMQSFDYVALGHLHGPQYRGGEHIRYSGSLLKYSFSEANQRKGITLVDIGRQGVTKIEYRPLIPRREVRVLEGELADLLAQGKTDPQADDYLLVRLTDRHAILDPMGKLREIYPNVLHLEKPGMLDARGHQQLDRERLRFDALDMFSDFFNQTSGEAMSEQQAGAMAQLIHELQRDEAQQ, encoded by the coding sequence ATGCGACTACTTCATACCGCCGATTGGCACTTAGGGCGGCTGTTTCACAACCTCTCCCTGCTGGAAGACCAACGTCATGTGTTGAACCAGCTGCTTGAAATTGTCGATCGTGATGCCGTGGACGCTGTGCTGATTGCAGGTGATATCTATGACCGCTCCGTACCGCCCGCGGCTGCCGTCACGCTTTTGGATGACGTGCTGGGCGAGCTGTGCGAAAAGCGTGGTCTCCCGGTTGTTATGATTTCTGGCAACCACGATGGCGCGGAGCGATTAGGTTTTGGTGCACGTCACCTGCGCCAGGCAGGGCTACATATTTTGTCTGATTTATCTGCCTGTGAACGTCCGGTTACGCTTTCGATTGATGGCGAAGAGGTGGATGTGTTCGGTATTCCCTACGCTGACCCAGAGTATGTGCGTAGTCAGTTTGAGGTGGATGTGCGTGACTTTGATGGTGCTCACCGCTACTTGGTTGAACGTATCCACACCCAGCGCCATCCCAAACGGCCCACTGTATTGATGAGCCACTGCTTTGTTGATGGTGGCAGTACTTCAGATTCCGAGCGCCCGCTAACCCTAGGGGGGGCTGAAAGTGTTGCCTGGGAGCCGATGCAAAGCTTCGACTACGTGGCCCTGGGGCACCTCCACGGTCCCCAGTATCGTGGCGGAGAGCATATTCGCTACAGTGGATCGTTGCTGAAATACAGCTTCTCTGAGGCCAACCAGCGCAAAGGCATTACGCTGGTAGATATCGGCCGCCAGGGCGTGACTAAGATTGAATACCGCCCGTTGATTCCTCGCCGAGAAGTACGCGTGCTGGAAGGTGAGCTGGCTGATCTGTTAGCGCAGGGCAAAACTGATCCTCAAGCTGATGACTACCTGCTAGTGCGGCTCACCGACCGCCACGCGATTCTTGACCCCATGGGTAAGCTGCGCGAGATCTACCCCAATGTGCTGCATTTAGAGAAGCCGGGCATGCTGGACGCACGTGGTCATCAGCAGCTGGACCGAGAGCGTCTGCGTTTTGATGCTTTAGATATGTTCAGCGACTTTTTTAATCAAACCAGTGGGGAGGCCATGAGCGAGCAACAGGCTGGCGCCATGGCGCAATTAATTCATGAGTTGCAGCGCGATGAGGCCCAGCAATGA
- a CDS encoding AAA family ATPase — protein sequence MTPLNLIMQAFGPFAGRENIDFTALGRGPLFLINGPTGAGKSSILDALCFALYGQTTGNERDPTQMRCDQADAALLTEVTLDFRLRGVDYRVRRVPQQERPKARGEGTTTHSAEAQLWRLKADGDVETCLVARKVNDATAELQALIGLDANQFRQVMVLPQGKFRELLLAGSKEREVIFSQLFQTQIFQRIEERLRTQANQIERAVNDHRQHISGILASGELESEAALAQELEALTPQVEQARQQFEAAQQKRRHAEKQRDEALAIQRQFEARDALAAEKAHHLEQHAEIESNQRRLAQSEQAQALRPQSAALIQAQQALATAQDEQRQAHTTLTTRRTGAEQAQQALDMARKRQTELPELRERHRQLGEFIHKGQQLSELNARFQTAQAAWQTSDSTLKEGEAKLDSIRGQGEAVGVNLERLQAEFQQLASAPAEQSRNEHLLNQRQELEALNHQKHELDGQQQRVMAVLNHRRAEAEQAKRRATEIEMRWHQGQAALLALTLEADVPCPVCGSLEHPAPAANNADVVTQAQVEVARSGQEQAGQALQAAEQQHYQLTQQVNHNTDQLQRLNQQLGEWATLPLSKLQDACEDLRRQVERRANVEHDISQQNAARDELRREWGMLDKQLKAQRPMVEKAKEEALRLESQRDQLSQSLPDDAQDPEAMRQKLSGLESRITEVETAWEVAQQALADSQNQLARAEEQLRGASERVERSKQALTQAQTEWQVALQQSSFDDEAAFQAAQLDDVQRQELTQQVGAYQRRLAELEGALQNYQTQLAGKTLPNITALTSLTEAAQAEEHTQLEAWRALDGRSSTLSGIRQKLAKAHGEQLELEAQYQVWGTLSEVANGRTGHRISLQRFVLGVLLDDVLIQASERLVRMSRGRYQLVRREDPSKGNRASGLELDVADTYTGKNRPVATLSGGESFMAALSLALGLSDVVQAYAGGIQLDTLFIDEGFGSLDQDALDQAIAMLSELQMGGRMIGIISHVSELKEQMPVRIDVRASRQGSTVEVKGSLTI from the coding sequence ATGACGCCCTTAAACCTCATTATGCAGGCCTTTGGCCCCTTCGCCGGTCGTGAAAATATCGACTTCACCGCGCTGGGAAGAGGCCCACTGTTTTTAATTAACGGTCCCACTGGTGCTGGAAAAAGCTCGATTCTTGATGCGCTCTGTTTCGCGCTTTACGGCCAAACCACGGGGAATGAGCGTGACCCAACGCAGATGCGGTGCGACCAAGCCGACGCAGCGCTGTTAACGGAAGTGACACTGGATTTTCGCCTGCGCGGTGTTGATTACCGGGTTCGCCGCGTGCCCCAGCAGGAGCGCCCCAAAGCACGTGGTGAAGGTACCACCACCCATAGCGCTGAAGCCCAGCTATGGCGTTTAAAGGCGGATGGTGACGTTGAAACCTGCTTGGTGGCACGTAAGGTCAACGATGCCACCGCCGAGCTGCAAGCTTTGATAGGCCTGGATGCTAACCAGTTTCGTCAGGTAATGGTGCTGCCCCAGGGCAAGTTCCGCGAACTGCTGCTGGCGGGTTCCAAAGAGCGCGAAGTGATTTTTTCCCAGCTGTTTCAAACGCAGATCTTTCAGCGTATTGAAGAGCGTCTGCGCACCCAGGCTAATCAAATCGAACGGGCGGTGAATGACCATCGACAGCATATCAGCGGCATTCTCGCCAGTGGTGAACTGGAAAGTGAAGCAGCGTTAGCACAAGAGTTGGAGGCGCTAACACCCCAGGTAGAACAGGCTCGGCAACAATTTGAAGCTGCCCAGCAGAAGCGCCGTCATGCTGAAAAACAGCGCGATGAGGCCTTAGCGATTCAGCGTCAGTTTGAGGCGCGTGACGCCCTGGCAGCAGAGAAAGCTCACCATCTTGAGCAGCATGCTGAGATAGAAAGCAACCAGCGCCGCCTAGCGCAAAGCGAACAGGCTCAAGCGCTACGCCCGCAAAGTGCCGCTTTAATCCAGGCACAGCAGGCGTTGGCCACTGCCCAAGACGAACAGCGTCAGGCACACACTACGTTAACCACCCGGCGTACTGGTGCTGAACAAGCACAGCAAGCCCTTGATATGGCTCGTAAGCGCCAAACAGAGCTCCCTGAACTGCGCGAGCGCCATCGTCAGTTGGGGGAGTTTATCCATAAAGGCCAACAGCTGAGTGAGCTTAATGCTCGTTTTCAAACGGCGCAGGCCGCCTGGCAAACGTCGGATAGCACGCTCAAGGAGGGTGAGGCCAAACTAGACAGCATTCGCGGGCAAGGAGAAGCCGTAGGCGTTAATCTTGAGAGGTTGCAGGCTGAGTTCCAGCAGTTAGCCAGTGCCCCTGCGGAGCAAAGTCGTAATGAGCACCTGCTAAACCAGCGCCAAGAGTTAGAGGCTTTAAACCACCAGAAGCATGAGCTAGACGGCCAGCAGCAGCGGGTAATGGCAGTGCTTAACCATCGCCGAGCCGAGGCAGAGCAGGCCAAGCGCCGCGCCACGGAAATAGAAATGCGCTGGCACCAGGGGCAAGCTGCATTGTTGGCACTTACGCTTGAAGCGGATGTACCTTGCCCGGTATGCGGCAGCCTGGAGCACCCAGCCCCTGCGGCTAACAACGCAGATGTCGTTACCCAAGCACAGGTCGAAGTAGCCCGTTCAGGGCAAGAGCAGGCTGGTCAAGCATTACAAGCTGCTGAACAACAGCATTATCAGTTAACCCAACAGGTTAACCACAACACAGATCAACTTCAGCGGCTGAACCAACAGCTGGGAGAGTGGGCAACTCTGCCGTTAAGCAAGCTACAGGACGCCTGCGAAGACTTACGACGCCAAGTCGAGCGCAGGGCAAATGTTGAGCATGATATTAGTCAACAAAACGCCGCCCGTGACGAGCTACGGCGTGAATGGGGCATGCTGGATAAACAGCTTAAAGCTCAGCGGCCCATGGTTGAAAAGGCCAAAGAGGAGGCATTGCGCCTTGAGAGTCAGCGCGACCAACTGAGCCAGTCGCTGCCTGATGATGCCCAAGACCCTGAGGCAATGCGGCAAAAGCTTAGCGGGCTGGAAAGCCGGATTACTGAGGTGGAAACAGCCTGGGAGGTTGCTCAGCAGGCGCTGGCGGACAGCCAAAATCAGTTGGCCAGGGCAGAAGAGCAGCTACGCGGAGCGAGCGAGCGTGTCGAGCGTAGCAAGCAAGCGCTTACGCAGGCGCAAACTGAATGGCAAGTAGCGCTACAGCAAAGCTCCTTTGACGATGAAGCTGCGTTTCAGGCGGCGCAGCTTGATGACGTTCAGCGGCAAGAACTCACTCAACAGGTAGGTGCTTATCAGCGCCGTTTAGCTGAGCTAGAAGGCGCGCTGCAAAATTATCAAACGCAGCTTGCGGGGAAAACGCTGCCAAATATCACTGCGCTCACTAGCCTAACCGAGGCCGCTCAAGCAGAAGAGCATACTCAGCTAGAAGCATGGCGGGCGCTGGATGGGCGCTCCAGTACCCTGAGCGGCATTCGCCAAAAGCTTGCTAAAGCCCATGGGGAACAGCTGGAGCTGGAAGCCCAGTACCAAGTGTGGGGTACGCTAAGTGAAGTCGCCAATGGCCGCACTGGGCATCGTATTAGTCTGCAACGCTTCGTACTAGGAGTGCTACTGGATGACGTGTTGATTCAAGCCTCTGAGCGGCTGGTGCGTATGAGTCGTGGGCGCTATCAGTTGGTGCGTAGGGAAGACCCCTCCAAAGGGAACCGCGCTTCTGGGCTTGAACTCGATGTGGCCGATACCTATACCGGTAAAAACCGCCCAGTAGCCACGCTTTCCGGTGGTGAATCGTTTATGGCCGCACTGTCGCTGGCGCTGGGACTTTCTGATGTGGTGCAGGCTTATGCTGGTGGCATTCAACTGGATACGCTGTTTATCGATGAAGGCTTTGGTAGTCTCGATCAGGACGCCTTGGATCAGGCGATTGCGATGCTTAGTGAACTGCAAATGGGTGGGAGGATGATCGGCATCATCTCCCATGTCAGCGAACTCAAAGAGCAAATGCCAGTCCGTATAGACGTGCGTGCCAGCCGCCAGGGCAGCACAGTGGAAGTAAAAGGGTCGCTGACGATATAA
- a CDS encoding tellurite resistance TerB family protein translates to MNASKILQQLMQQATGSQNGSGSQKGGGGMDVKGMLDGLSRQLGGSSSQGASQGGKASSFDMKSLLGGGAMGLLVGSKRGRSMGGKALKYGAIAGVGMLAWKAWQSSQEAKGGSANSAAEGERVEVLSGEYQERRSLELLQAMIMAARADGHIDEQEQALITEQIDALGADQEMHNWVEQQLKAPLDAQALAREADSPQAAREMYLISVAVTDEQNPMERAWLDQLAGALNLPKEVADELERQARQAG, encoded by the coding sequence ATGAACGCAAGCAAAATTCTGCAGCAGCTGATGCAGCAAGCCACGGGTAGTCAGAATGGCAGTGGTAGCCAGAAGGGCGGTGGCGGCATGGATGTCAAAGGTATGCTTGATGGTCTTTCTCGCCAGTTGGGCGGGAGCAGTAGTCAAGGGGCTAGCCAGGGTGGTAAGGCGAGCAGTTTTGATATGAAAAGCCTGCTAGGTGGCGGTGCGATGGGCCTATTGGTTGGCTCCAAGCGGGGCCGTAGCATGGGAGGCAAAGCGCTTAAATATGGGGCAATAGCAGGTGTGGGCATGTTGGCATGGAAGGCATGGCAAAGCTCCCAAGAGGCTAAAGGAGGCAGTGCTAACAGCGCCGCAGAAGGGGAGCGGGTAGAAGTACTTAGTGGTGAATACCAAGAGCGGCGCAGCTTAGAGCTGCTTCAAGCGATGATTATGGCCGCCCGAGCTGATGGGCATATTGATGAGCAGGAGCAGGCGCTGATTACCGAGCAGATTGATGCTTTGGGGGCTGATCAGGAGATGCACAACTGGGTAGAGCAGCAGCTTAAAGCACCGCTGGATGCCCAGGCGCTGGCCCGTGAGGCGGACTCCCCTCAGGCCGCACGGGAAATGTATCTGATTAGTGTGGCTGTAACCGATGAGCAAAACCCTATGGAACGCGCCTGGCTTGATCAGTTGGCTGGCGCGCTCAACTTGCCAAAAGAGGTGGCTGATGAGCTGGAACGCCAGGCTCGGCAGGCAGGGTAA
- a CDS encoding phosphatidylglycerophosphatase A family protein yields MLETLNLWLATGFGLGLAPIAPGTFGSLLGIPLAWWLLGRPLGQQGAIMAVLVALAVPVCHYAALQLGGGDPGSIVADEYVAFPLAVIGLKAARHPLVMALAFAIFRFFDALKPPPIHLAEYVQGGVGIVLDDVVAALATWVIMALVVRFWQRRTVMQ; encoded by the coding sequence ATGCTTGAAACACTTAACCTGTGGCTAGCCACTGGCTTTGGACTGGGACTAGCGCCGATTGCGCCAGGCACGTTTGGCTCACTACTCGGTATACCGTTGGCGTGGTGGTTACTAGGTCGGCCATTGGGTCAGCAGGGCGCTATTATGGCCGTTTTAGTGGCGTTGGCCGTGCCGGTGTGTCATTACGCTGCGCTGCAACTGGGAGGGGGAGACCCTGGCAGTATTGTGGCGGATGAGTATGTGGCATTTCCACTCGCGGTCATTGGGCTAAAGGCGGCTCGCCATCCACTTGTCATGGCTCTGGCTTTTGCTATTTTTCGCTTCTTTGATGCGTTAAAACCACCGCCTATTCATCTGGCGGAGTACGTGCAGGGCGGAGTAGGGATTGTATTAGATGATGTTGTCGCGGCACTGGCGACCTGGGTGATTATGGCGCTAGTAGTGAGGTTCTGGCAGCGCCGAACAGTGATGCAATAA
- a CDS encoding NAD-dependent succinate-semialdehyde dehydrogenase — protein MSNSITTINPTNGETLEAYSLMSSDEAKQVVDACHKAFLDWRLESLESRAKTVKAIGQALQEHKEALADLIVKEMGKPPSQARQEIDLCTGICDYTAEHGPTALADEERQPSNGAHGFVTYAPMGVIYGIQPWNFPAYQVVRYSIANIMAGNGVLLKHAENVTGSGLLLEQIYREAGLPKNVFRTLVISHDISDEVIAHPAVRGVTLTGSDRAGRAVAAKAAEHLKKTVLELGSNDAYLVLDDADLDVAIDTCVQGRVYNGGQTCVAAKRFVVTEKNYETFKERYVERMQALKAGDPTKEDSDLGPMARVDLRDALHEQVEESVRKGATVLCGGEKPSGKGAFYPVTVLDNVTPGQPAYDDELFGPVAALIRAKDDEDAMRIANDSRYGLGGGIISKDVKRATELASKYFDTGMVFINGFGVATPEMPFGGVKDSGYGREHGSFGMHEFVNVKSVIVVKE, from the coding sequence ATGAGCAACAGTATCACGACGATTAACCCGACTAACGGTGAAACCCTCGAAGCCTATTCGCTGATGAGCAGTGATGAAGCCAAGCAGGTGGTGGATGCCTGCCATAAGGCATTCTTAGATTGGCGTCTTGAGTCTCTGGAGAGTCGCGCCAAGACAGTTAAAGCGATCGGTCAGGCACTGCAAGAGCATAAAGAAGCGCTTGCAGATCTGATCGTTAAAGAAATGGGCAAACCACCCAGCCAAGCGCGCCAGGAAATTGATCTGTGTACCGGCATTTGTGATTACACTGCTGAACATGGTCCGACAGCCTTAGCGGATGAAGAGCGCCAACCAAGTAATGGTGCGCATGGCTTTGTGACCTATGCTCCCATGGGAGTCATCTACGGCATTCAGCCGTGGAACTTCCCTGCTTATCAGGTAGTGCGCTACTCCATTGCCAATATCATGGCAGGTAATGGCGTGCTACTTAAACACGCTGAAAACGTTACCGGTAGCGGCCTATTGCTGGAGCAAATCTACCGTGAAGCAGGTCTTCCGAAAAACGTCTTCCGCACCCTTGTGATCTCACACGACATCTCTGACGAGGTGATCGCTCATCCTGCGGTGCGCGGAGTTACCCTCACGGGTAGCGACAGAGCGGGTCGTGCAGTGGCTGCGAAAGCTGCTGAACACCTCAAGAAAACTGTGCTGGAACTGGGCTCAAACGACGCGTACTTGGTGCTTGATGATGCCGATCTGGATGTGGCGATCGACACCTGTGTTCAAGGGCGTGTCTATAATGGCGGACAAACCTGTGTTGCAGCCAAACGTTTTGTGGTCACTGAGAAAAACTACGAGACGTTTAAAGAACGCTACGTAGAGCGTATGCAAGCACTGAAAGCTGGCGACCCGACCAAAGAAGATAGCGACCTTGGCCCTATGGCCCGTGTCGATCTTCGCGATGCGCTCCACGAGCAAGTGGAAGAGAGTGTACGCAAAGGTGCAACGGTTCTTTGCGGGGGTGAAAAACCGTCGGGTAAAGGCGCATTTTATCCAGTCACAGTGCTGGACAACGTAACTCCCGGCCAGCCCGCTTATGACGACGAACTGTTTGGTCCCGTTGCAGCACTAATCCGTGCAAAAGATGATGAAGATGCCATGCGCATCGCTAACGACAGCCGTTATGGCTTAGGCGGCGGCATCATCTCCAAAGACGTAAAGCGTGCCACTGAGCTTGCCAGCAAGTACTTCGATACCGGCATGGTGTTTATTAACGGCTTTGGCGTTGCCACACCAGAAATGCCCTTTGGTGGCGTTAAGGACTCTGGCTACGGGCGTGAGCACGGCAGCTTCGGCATGCATGAATTCGTCAATGTTAAGTCGGTGATTGTGGTGAAAGAGTAA
- a CDS encoding iron-containing alcohol dehydrogenase — MQVSSVNQVSSFKSAGKLITGYGAAQQLQVYAQSLGMQRPLIVTDAGVVSSGTLEVITEQLSALNVTYAVFDQVTPEPEVEIVEQCTQVFKEGEYDSVIAVGGGSAMDIAKCVAVYASYKGQLEELFGENKVAQREVPLIAMPTTAGTGSEVTNIAILSDKAQQMKKGIVSDCLLPDVAIVAPELTLSCPRSVTAASGVDALVHAVEAYLSNFATPITDALAVKAMNMIVHGLPKVFANPTHRQAREDMATGSLLAGLAFGNAGVGAVHALAYPLGGRYHLPHGVTNALLLPFVMEWNKLACVERFRGIAVAFDEPVAGLSDDAVADLVIKRLHKLCADVEIPSGLRSFDIPESAIPELAAEAITVERLLRNNPRVLTPADIEAIYHAAY, encoded by the coding sequence ATGCAGGTAAGTAGTGTTAATCAAGTCAGCAGCTTTAAAAGTGCCGGTAAATTGATCACTGGTTATGGAGCAGCCCAGCAGTTGCAGGTATATGCGCAGTCGCTGGGTATGCAGAGGCCGTTAATCGTTACAGATGCTGGTGTGGTGTCTTCGGGCACGCTGGAGGTGATCACCGAGCAGCTCAGTGCACTGAATGTGACCTACGCGGTATTTGATCAGGTCACGCCCGAACCTGAAGTTGAGATTGTTGAGCAATGTACCCAGGTGTTTAAGGAGGGGGAGTACGACAGTGTTATCGCTGTAGGCGGCGGAAGTGCGATGGATATCGCTAAATGCGTGGCAGTTTATGCTAGCTATAAAGGCCAGCTTGAGGAGCTGTTCGGCGAGAACAAAGTGGCCCAGCGTGAGGTACCTCTAATCGCTATGCCGACTACAGCGGGTACTGGATCTGAAGTCACTAATATCGCAATTTTGTCTGATAAAGCCCAGCAGATGAAAAAGGGTATTGTCAGCGACTGCTTACTCCCTGATGTTGCCATTGTAGCCCCTGAGCTAACACTAAGCTGCCCGCGTTCTGTGACTGCGGCGAGTGGGGTCGATGCGTTGGTACATGCGGTGGAAGCCTACCTTTCTAACTTTGCCACACCCATCACTGATGCCTTAGCGGTTAAAGCCATGAACATGATCGTGCATGGGCTGCCCAAGGTCTTCGCTAATCCCACCCACCGACAAGCCCGTGAAGATATGGCCACCGGAAGCCTATTGGCGGGGCTGGCGTTTGGTAATGCTGGCGTGGGGGCGGTACACGCCTTGGCGTATCCGTTAGGGGGGCGTTACCACTTGCCCCATGGCGTCACCAATGCGCTCTTGCTTCCTTTTGTCATGGAGTGGAACAAGTTGGCTTGCGTCGAGCGCTTTCGAGGTATTGCAGTGGCGTTCGATGAGCCAGTAGCGGGCCTTTCCGATGATGCGGTAGCTGATTTGGTTATCAAGCGCTTACACAAGCTGTGTGCTGATGTGGAGATCCCTTCAGGCCTGCGCTCGTTTGATATTCCTGAGTCTGCCATTCCTGAGTTAGCTGCCGAGGCGATTACTGTTGAGCGCCTGTTGCGCAATAACCCGCGGGTATTAACCCCGGCGGACATTGAGGCGATTTATCACGCCGCTTATTAA